One Psychrobacillus glaciei genomic region harbors:
- a CDS encoding response regulator transcription factor, which yields MSKKVLIVEDQAIVRQGLRMMIDQNNDFTVVAEASNGKEAISALELYAIDIVLLDIRMPEMNGVEATKRIKKRWPQVKILILTTFDDDEYAIQTLKDGASGFMLKTAEPTKLIAAIHSILSGGLVLNEEVAAKMMPRLLEKNSEPTITHTLTAREIDILKLVGEGKTNKEIAEALFLSIGTVKNHITHILQQLELRDRTQLAIYAVKNNLV from the coding sequence ATGTCAAAAAAGGTTTTAATAGTAGAGGATCAAGCGATTGTTCGGCAGGGGTTGCGAATGATGATAGATCAAAACAATGATTTTACTGTTGTTGCAGAAGCAAGTAATGGAAAAGAAGCAATTTCAGCATTGGAACTATATGCGATTGATATTGTGCTACTTGATATTCGGATGCCTGAGATGAATGGTGTGGAAGCAACGAAACGAATAAAGAAGCGCTGGCCGCAAGTTAAAATTTTGATATTAACGACCTTTGACGATGATGAATATGCAATCCAAACATTAAAAGACGGGGCAAGTGGCTTTATGTTAAAAACGGCAGAACCTACGAAACTTATAGCAGCCATCCATAGTATTTTATCGGGTGGCCTTGTGCTAAATGAAGAAGTAGCGGCTAAAATGATGCCTCGACTTTTAGAAAAAAATAGCGAACCAACAATCACGCATACTTTAACGGCAAGAGAAATTGATATTCTGAAACTAGTAGGAGAAGGAAAAACGAATAAAGAAATTGCCGAGGCACTTTTCCTATCCATTGGCACGGTGAAAAATCACATTACGCATATTTTACAACAGCTAGAACTTCGTGATCGTACCCAGCTTGCAATTTATGCAGTAAAAAATAATTTAGTTTAA
- a CDS encoding ABC transporter ATP-binding protein, with the protein MLEAIGLSKTFKKIKAVDNLSLYVERGEIVGLLGPNGAGKSTAIAMISTLIPTSNGDVRIDNKSALQHPNELRKILGVVPQEIALYEELTARENLKFFGRIHKMPKAQLNARIEEVLEQIGLQDQPKKLVKHYSGGMKRRLNIGAALIHEPEFLIMDEPTVGIDPQSRNYILETVKLLNKEKKVSILYTSHYMEEVEYLCDRIYIMDSGHIIASGSKDEIKNILSSEKTIRIKLERTVTEFVEGLKRETVISQLKEKGETITVTVAKDVNLFPKLLSLSEQTGAILVSVDVDAPSLEDVFLHLTGKELRN; encoded by the coding sequence ATGTTAGAAGCAATTGGGTTATCCAAGACGTTTAAAAAGATAAAAGCTGTAGACAATCTTAGTCTCTATGTTGAAAGAGGGGAGATTGTAGGATTGCTTGGACCGAATGGTGCAGGGAAGTCGACGGCAATTGCGATGATTTCTACACTCATTCCAACTTCAAATGGAGATGTGAGAATTGATAATAAAAGTGCATTGCAACATCCAAATGAATTACGAAAAATACTCGGGGTGGTCCCACAAGAAATCGCATTATACGAAGAGTTAACCGCACGTGAAAATTTAAAGTTTTTTGGTCGCATTCATAAAATGCCAAAAGCCCAACTAAATGCACGAATAGAAGAAGTACTGGAGCAAATTGGGTTACAGGATCAACCTAAAAAGCTTGTGAAACATTATTCCGGGGGAATGAAGCGCCGGCTTAACATCGGTGCTGCGCTAATACACGAGCCTGAATTTCTAATTATGGATGAACCGACAGTTGGTATAGATCCACAATCTAGAAATTATATTTTAGAAACTGTGAAGCTTTTAAATAAAGAAAAGAAAGTGTCTATTTTATATACGAGTCATTATATGGAAGAAGTAGAGTATCTATGTGATCGCATTTACATTATGGATTCAGGTCATATTATCGCTTCTGGAAGTAAAGATGAGATTAAAAATATTTTATCCTCTGAAAAAACGATTCGTATAAAGCTTGAACGCACTGTAACGGAGTTTGTTGAGGGGTTAAAACGTGAAACGGTTATTTCACAGCTTAAGGAAAAGGGTGAGACTATTACTGTGACCGTTGCGAAAGATGTGAATTTATTTCCTAAGTTATTATCTTTATCTGAACAAACTGGAGCCATATTAGTGAGTGTCGATGTGGATGCACCAAGTTTAGAGGATGTGTTCCTTCATTTAACTGGAAAAGAACTACGAAACTAA
- a CDS encoding ABC transporter permease: MFIAFMKKQFLFFLRRPQELLILLLMPFVLISILGFALGSIMDGDGGPPMKLKVAIVEHTSEQQELTDIIEQFGKITDVHNLLPITSLKEQLFNNEEVNSFIILETLSADQLDEAKKDGVYDAIIEVPEHFNLNTIQAIFIENQKKPELILYSNETKSLSANVVQSLIDSFQQQYSRTVLLGKNNLLEPMNVNIISDIQTIDKHKPVEARAYYTIGMSVMFVLFAAVKASTMAYDEKKLHLFDRILLANVSRWTYLLSIFASTLLLVFIQLSVLFGGAFLVYGVKFPTLSLFILITIMLSSVIGAIATLLTSINFRTESKNASNLFQAMFASVLSFLGGSFFQVSSISAFFNTVGNLTPNGAAMSAYLKLMQGDGLKEISSHLYVLAILTIVLLSVSILLFPRKGGVV; encoded by the coding sequence ATGTTTATTGCTTTTATGAAAAAACAATTCCTCTTCTTTCTTCGTCGCCCACAAGAGTTACTTATTCTATTATTGATGCCATTTGTTCTTATAAGTATTCTTGGATTTGCCCTTGGTTCAATAATGGACGGTGACGGCGGACCGCCTATGAAGTTGAAAGTAGCGATTGTTGAGCATACAAGTGAACAGCAGGAGTTAACAGATATTATAGAACAATTCGGAAAAATTACGGATGTTCATAACTTATTACCAATTACTAGTTTAAAGGAACAATTATTTAACAATGAAGAAGTAAATTCTTTTATCATATTAGAAACATTAAGTGCAGATCAATTAGATGAAGCCAAAAAAGATGGTGTGTACGATGCCATCATTGAAGTCCCAGAACATTTTAACTTGAATACAATTCAAGCAATTTTTATAGAAAATCAAAAGAAGCCCGAACTTATCCTTTATTCGAACGAAACGAAAAGCTTATCAGCTAATGTAGTACAAAGTTTAATAGATTCATTTCAGCAACAGTATTCGAGAACGGTACTTCTTGGGAAAAATAATTTATTAGAGCCGATGAACGTAAACATCATTTCTGATATTCAAACAATCGATAAGCATAAACCTGTGGAGGCAAGAGCTTATTATACAATTGGTATGAGTGTCATGTTCGTACTATTTGCAGCAGTAAAAGCCTCTACAATGGCTTATGATGAAAAAAAGTTGCATCTATTTGACCGTATTTTACTTGCAAATGTATCCCGCTGGACCTATTTGTTAAGCATTTTTGCATCGACATTGCTGTTAGTGTTTATACAGTTATCGGTTTTATTTGGTGGAGCATTTTTAGTTTACGGGGTAAAGTTCCCAACATTGTCTTTGTTTATACTCATAACGATCATGCTTAGTTCTGTTATTGGTGCTATTGCTACTTTGTTGACATCTATTAATTTTCGTACGGAATCAAAGAATGCTTCTAATTTATTTCAAGCGATGTTTGCCTCAGTTCTATCCTTTTTAGGGGGAAGTTTTTTTCAAGTAAGTAGTATTTCTGCATTCTTTAATACCGTTGGAAACTTGACACCTAATGGTGCAGCAATGTCTGCCTATTTAAAATTAATGCAAGGGGATGGCTTGAAGGAAATTAGTAGTCATTTGTACGTACTTGCTATTTTAACAATTGTTTTATTAAGCGTTTCGATATTGCTATTTCCAAGAAAGGGGGGAGTAGTATGA